One segment of Brassica napus cultivar Da-Ae chromosome C3, Da-Ae, whole genome shotgun sequence DNA contains the following:
- the LOC106387194 gene encoding uncharacterized protein LOC106387194 translates to MAFSRPIPDGKITVSTTTTKKRDVPSPPPNCCVTCLARLIRKVKRKGMLLLSATAARRQCSSLQCRYDPMSYSLNFDGGACGTLPDDEDYYFRFYAFSSRYVTANTIKKIPPFLREPLSTSLHEFV, encoded by the coding sequence ATGGCATTTTCCCGGCCTATACCCGACGGCAAGATCACCGTCTCAACCACCACGACTAAGAAGCGCGATGTCCCAAGTCCGCCGCCAAACTGCTGCGTCACGTGCCTTGCGAGGCTCATCAGAAAAGTGAAGAGAAAGGGGATGTTGCTGCTGTCGGCAACAGCGGCTCGAAGACAGTGTAGCTCGTTGCAATGTCGGTACGATCCAATGAGCTATTCACTGAACTTTGATGGTGGCGCGTGTGGTACTCTTCCAGATGATGAGGATTATTATTTCCGATTCTATGCGTTTTCTTCAAGATACGTTACTGCTAATACTATCAAGAAGATACCACCATTTCTTAGAGAACCCCTCTCCACCTCTTTACATGAATTTGTGTAA